In one Mastacembelus armatus chromosome 19, fMasArm1.2, whole genome shotgun sequence genomic region, the following are encoded:
- the LOC113135751 gene encoding serine/threonine-protein phosphatase alpha-2 isoform-like, translated as MAEADKLNIDSIIQRLLEVKGSRPGKNVQLTENEIRGLCLKSREIFLSQPILLELEAPLKICGDVHGQYYDLLRLFEYGGFPPESNYLFLGDYVDRGKQSLETICLLLAYKIKYPENFFLLRGNHECASINRIYGFYDECKRRYNIKLWKTFTDCFNCLPVAAIVDEKIFCCHGGLSPDLQSMEQVRRVMRPTDVPDQGLLCDLLWADPDKDVLGWGENDRGVSFTFGADVVTKFLHKHDMDLICRAHQVVEDGYEFFAKRQLVTLFSAPNYCGEFDNAGAMMSVDETLMCSFQILKPADKKLFYGGGGGMGTGRPVTPPRKAKK; from the exons ATGGCAGAAGCCGATAAGTTGAACATCGACTCCATTATACAGCGTCTCCTGGAAG TAAAAGGGTCCAGACCTGGAAAAAACGTTCAGCTGACAGAGAATGAAATCCGTGGTCTCTGCCTCAAATCTCGGGAGATCTTTCTCAGCCAGCCAATCCTGCTTGAACTCGAGGCGCCCCTCAAGATTTGTG GTGATGTTCATGGGCAGTACTATGATCTGCTGAGGCTGTTTGAATATGGGGGCTTTCCACCAGAGAGCAACTACCTGTTCTTGGGGGACTACGTAGACAGAGGCAAGCAGTCCCTGGAGACCATCTGCTTGTTGTTGGCTTACAAGATCAAATACCCAGAAAACTTCTTTCTGCTGAGAGGGAACCACGAGTGCGCCTCCATTAACAGAATATATGGCTTCTACGATGAGT gtAAGAGGCGATACAACATAAAGCTGTGGAAGACCTTCACCGACTGCTTCAACTGTTTGCCTGTTGCAGCCATTGTTGATGAGAAGATATTCTGTTGCCATGGAG GCCTTTCCCCAGACCTCCAGTCTATGGAGCAGGTGCGAAGGGTCATGCGTCCCACTGATGTGCCTGATCAGGGCCTCCTCTGTGACCTGCTGTGGGCCGACCCGGACAAGGATGTGCTGGGCTGGGGCGAGAACGACCGTGGCGTCTCCTTCACGTTTGGCGCCGACGTGGTCACAAAGTTTCTCCACAAGCACGACATGGACCTCATTTGTCGGGCCCATCAG gtggTTGAGGACGGATATGAGTTCTTTGCAAAGAGGCAGCTGGTGACTCTGTTCTCAGCCCCAAACTACTGCGGCGAGTTTGACAATGCAGGCGCCATGATGAGCGTAGATGAGACCCTCATGTGCTCCTTCCAG ATTCTCAAACCTGCGGACAAGAAACTGTTCTATGGTGGTGGAGGGGGCATGGGCACTGGTCGCCCAGTCACTCCCCCAAGGAAAGCTAAGAAATGA